A DNA window from Cutaneotrichosporon cavernicola HIS019 DNA, chromosome: 2 contains the following coding sequences:
- a CDS encoding uncharacterized protein (Ankyrin repeat), protein MPITPDEFLTNQFDDAFAAAVREHHDDKDTPNYDEAHLSLDEMASIPGLPITTYHLPEGTYAESTTSPTLRVSIIDAFHKAIGDKNTELVQAMVQRGIVSPDVPDINGKTPLADAVRAENLFMAKLLLDLGADVNLPEQRRTRLPLWREKKYSSCPPELNRTPLMLCAEGGHLAMLRLLMDAEADDSVIAPDGQIALRLASAAGHRNLVDALPSRRGGEWRRWKHHSEKAVHHAKMTGYGIYIFVKFFAWSLPKFFIWDLPKPLAKAIGRSLMDTGQALGRLGVKIGREMIRLPHHLKVAGEHLLVGLKRLPDALVRAGTALAALLKKLSLAVWQMIKATPHWVGKQVKAAAKAGRWCGRKIAAAPGAMWRTSKAFAKWTKRRAKDMAAFMLDIGRWLWRCIRAIPSALVIVGNWLKTSTTAIGRALTSLLAQPIALLHTAAMAVISLISRARNVTFRDLLNAFTALISAIIDLPRQIWGALRALHKVALEVVEKVFGGVGVIVYWIVWLIVQAAIFVPRKLGVILLVAGSSIKKGAHEVAVLINPKF, encoded by the coding sequence ATGCCAATCACTCCCGACGAGTTCCTCACCAACCAATTCGACGATGCCTTCGCAGCGGCCGTCCGCGAACACCATGACGACAAAGATACCCCCAACTACGACGAAGCCCATCtctcgctcgacgagatggccTCAATCCCGGGCCTTCCCATCACCACCTACCACCTTCCCGAAGGCACTTACGCTGAGAGCACTACATCTCCCACCCTTCGCGTATCCATCATCGATGCCTTCCACAAAGCCATTGGCGACAAGAACACGGAATTGGTCCAAGCCATGGTCCAGCGCGGCATAGTCTCACCCGACGTCCCCGACATTAACGGCAAGACGCCTCTCGCCGACGCTGTGCGCGCCGAGAATCTGTTCATGGCAAAActcctgctcgacctcggggCCGACGTGAATCTTCCCGAACAGCGGCGGACTCGCCTCCCACTGTGGCGGGAGAAGAAATACTCCTCGTGTCCCCCAGAATTGAACCGCACCCCACTCATGTTGTGTGCCGAGGGTGGTCACCTGGCCATGCTCCGACTCCTCATGGATGCTGAGGCTGATGATTCAGTTATAGCCCCAGACGGACAGATTGCGCTTCGACTGGCCTCCGCTGCGGGGCATAGGAACCTAGTTGACGCTCTcccttctcggcgaggaggtgaaTGGCGGCGTTGGAAACACCATAGCGAAAAGGCCGTGCATCACGCCAAGATGACCGGATACGGCATCTACATCTTCGTCAAGTTCTTCGCCTGGTCACTCCCTAAGTTTTTCATCTGGGACCTACCCAAACCTCTAGCCAAAGCTATTGGCCGCAGCTTGATGGACACGGGCCAGGCGTTGGGAAGACTCGGGGTCAAGATTGGGCGCGAGATGATTCGCTTGCCACACCACTTGAAGGTGGCGGGGGAGCACTTGCTTGTAGGGCTTAAGCGTTTACCGGACGCCCTAGTTAGGGCGGGGacggcgctcgccgccctcctcaagAAGCTCTCGCTGGCGGTGTGGCAGATGATCAAGGCCACTCCACACTGGGTTGGCAAGCAGGTcaaggcggcggccaaggcaGGGCGGTGGTGTGGACGTAAGATCGCTGCGGCTCCGGGGGCCATGTGGCGCACATCCAAGGCGTTCGCGAAATGGACGAAGAGGCGGGCCAAGGACATGGCGGCGTTTATGCTTGATATCGGGCGCTGGCTCTGGCGATGTATCCGCGCCATTCCCTCCGCTCTCGTGATTGTTGGGAACTGGCTCAAGACGTCCACCACAGCGATCGGACGCGCTTTAACTAGCCTCCTCGCTCAACCTATTGCCCTTCTCCATACCGCCGCCATGGCTGTTATTTCGCTCATCAGCCGTGCGAGAAACGTCACCTTCCGAGACCTGCTCAACGCCTTCACGGCCTTGATTTCCGCCATTATCGACTTGCCGAGGCAGATTTGGGGTGCTCTCCGCGCCCTGCACAAGGTCgctctcgaggtcgtcgaaAAGGTGTTTGGAGGTGTTGGGGTCATAGTTTACTGGATTGTATGGCTCATCGTCCAGGCAGCCATCTTCGTGCCCCGCAAACTTGGGGTCATTCTCCTTGTGGCTGGCAGCTCGATCAAGAAGGGCGCGCACGAGGTGGCCGTGTTGATCAACCCCAAGTTCTAG
- the RPT1 gene encoding uncharacterized protein (AAA domain (dynein-related subfamily)), which translates to MPPKADWEKYERKHDEKEDKIVALDESDIQILKTYGQGPYSIALKNIEKELKEIQKRVDEKMGVKESDTGLAPANLWDTMADKQRQGEHPLQVARCQTIIRATNPQPEDSPLNPQDGAGAGNPEGDRYVISIKQVAKFVVGLGDQVSPTDVEEGMRVGVDRTNYKILIPLPPKIDPSVTMMQVEERPSVTYADVGGCKEQIEKLREVVELPLLEPERFANLGIEPPKGVLLYGPPGTGKTLCARAVANRTDSTFIRVIGSELVQKYIGEGARMVRELFEMARSKKACIIFFDEVDAIGGARFDDGAGGDNEVQRTMLELINQLDGFDARGNIKVIMATNRPDTLDPALLRPGRLDRKVEFSLPDVEGRAHILKIHGRSMSVERDIRYDLIARLCPNATGAELKAVATEAGMFAIRARRKVATERDFLDAVEKVIRQGTKFSSTALYAQYN; encoded by the exons ATGCCACCGAAAGC GGACTGGGAGAAGT acgagcgcaagcacgacgagaaggaggacaagattgtcgcgctcgatgaGTCGGACATCCAGATTCTCAAGACATAT GGTCAGGGACCTTACTCTATCGCGCTCAAGAACatcgagaaggagctcaaggagatccAGAAGCGCGTAGACGAGAAGATGGGTGTCAAGGAGTCGGATACTGGTCTTGCTCCTGCCAACCTCTGGGACACGATGGCCGACAAGCAGCGCCAGGGCGAGCATCCGTTGCAGGTTGCGCGCTGCCAGACGATTATCCGTGCCA CGAACCCACAACCCGAGGACTCTCCTCTCAACCCTCAGgacggcgccggcgcgggcAACCCAGAAGGCGATCGCTACGTTATCTCGATCAAGCAGGTCGCCAAGTTTGTTGTCGGACTCGGCGACCAGGTGTCGCCAACCGATGTTGAGGAAGGGATGCGCGTCGGTGTTGACCGCACCAACTACAAGATCCTCATTCCCCTGCCACCCAAGATCGACCCGTCGGTGACTATGAtgcaggtcgaggagcgcccGTCGGTGACGTATGCGGATGTCGGTGGCTGCAAGGAGCAGATCGAGaagctgcgcgaggtcgtcgagttGCCTCTGTTGGAA CCGGAGCGCTTTGCCAACCTCGGTATCGAGCCTCCAAAGGGTGTGCTGCTGTATGGCCCTCCCGGAACAGGCAAGACGCTATGTGCGCGTGCGGTCGCAAACAGGACAGACTCGACGTTTATCCGTGTCATCGGATCGGAGCTGGTGCAGAAGTACATTGGTGAGGGTGCGCGTATGGTGCGCGAGCTGTTCGAGATGGCGCGGTCGAAGAAGGCGTGTATCATCTTcttcgacgaggtggacgcGATCGGTGGTGCGCGcttcgacgacggcgcagGTGGCGACAACGAGGTGCAGCGCACCATGCTGGAGCTCATCAACCAGCTCGACGGTTTCGACGCGCGTGGTAACATCAAGGTCATCATGGCAACCAACCGTCCTGACACGCTTGACCCTGCGCTGCTGCGTCCGGGGCGACTGGACCGCAAGGTCGAGTTCAGCCTGCCGGACGTCGAGGGGCGGGCCCACATCCTCAAGATTCACGGCAGGAGCAtgagcgtcgagcgcgacattCGTTACGACCTCATTGCACGCTTGTGCCCTAACGCGACGGGTGcggagctcaaggccgtcgcGACCGAGGCGGGCATGTTTGCGATCCGCGCGCGCAGGAAGGTTGCGACGGAGCGTGACTTCCTCGACGCAGTTGAGAAGGTCATTCGCCAGGGCACCAAGTTCTCGAGTACCGCCCTGTACGCGCAGTACAACTAG